One genomic segment of Hordeum vulgare subsp. vulgare chromosome 2H, MorexV3_pseudomolecules_assembly, whole genome shotgun sequence includes these proteins:
- the LOC123425267 gene encoding uncharacterized protein LOC123425267 has product MDSSAGGGGGGEPARSLQIAAKLLAARDLVGCKRFAEHAVDADPLLPGADELLAVADVHLAAQRLLPSGRPDPLAILQLQPDPDTADVKRAFRRLANLLAPGRNHHPGADTALRAVEEAFAHLSESTPTGAASAPAAPGGASAAEDTFWTVCPHCCHVHQYERLLVGRSLMCASAGCRRAFEATELPAAPPIVPGTDFYYCAWGFIPMGFPKPADLSTDWKPFFPMPRDSSVPQPAPAATDNFGKQNVENNVGHSNANAPPPNGHPANKSAGGGGTVAGPPKGKIKKTAARKKVGGGLKRYASGGVESGIEPSLLGPDWSGNAEGGYTENSRGININEVAKATDDSMMLHFGADGDIGFDLDVDASDDIIGNLQNLPFLREDDNSRRMF; this is encoded by the coding sequence ATGGATTCctccgccggcggcggcggcggcggggaaccGGCCCGGTCGCTGCAGATCGCCGCCAAACTCCTCGCCGCGCGCGACCTGGTCGGCTGCAAGCGCTTTGCGGAGCACGCGGTGGACGCCGACCCGCTCCTCCCCGGCGCCGAcgagctcctcgccgtcgccgacgTCCACCTCGCCGCTCAGCGCCTCCTCCCCTCCGGCCGCCCCGATCCCCTCGCCATCCTCCAGCTCCAGCCCGACCCCGACACCGCCGACGTCAAGCGGGCTTTCCGCCGCCTCGCCAACCTCCTCGCCCCCGGCCGCAATCACCACCCCGGCGCCGACACCGCCCTCCGCGCCGTTGAAGAGGCCTTCGCCCACCTCTCCGAGAGCACCCCCACCGGCGCCGCTTCCGCTCCTGCTGCTCCCGGCGGCGCCTCCGCGGCAGAAGATACGTTCTGGACGGTCTGCCCCCACTGCTGCCATGTGCACCAGTACGAGCGCCTGCTGGTGGGGCGCTCGCTCATGTGCGCGAGCGCCGGGTGCCGGCGAGCGTTCGAGGCCACAGAGCTCCCGGCTGCTCCGCCTATTGTGCCCGGCACCGACTTTTACTACTGCGCCTGGGGTTTCATCCCAATGGGTTTTCCTAAGCCCGCTGATCTGAGCACTGACTGGAAGCCATTCTTCCCGATGCCTCGGGATTCATCTGTTCCACAGCCAGCACCTGCGGCCACGGATAATTTTGGTAAGCAGAATGTCGAGAATAATGTTGGACATTCTAATGCCAATGCACCGCCACCAAATGGACATCCGGCAAATAagagtgctggtggtggtggcactgtggcagggCCGCCTAAAGGTAAAATCAAGAAGACCGCAGCCCGCAAGAAGGTTGGGGGAGGCCTCAAAAGGTATGCTTCTGGAGGTGTGGAGAGTGGCATTGAGCCATCTCTGCTTGGGCCTGATTGGAGTGGCAATGCGGAGGGTGGATACACTGAGAATTCAAGAGGAATCAACATAAATGAGGTGGCAAAGGCAACTGATGACAGTATGATGTTGCATTTTGGTGCGGATGGGGACATTGGGTTTGACTTGGATGTTGATGCATCAGATGATATAATAGGGAATTTGCAGAACCTGCCGTTCCTGAGGGAAGATGACAATTCCAGGAGAATGTTTTAG